The Onthophagus taurus isolate NC chromosome 6, IU_Otau_3.0, whole genome shotgun sequence region TGTTTGGCgtccaaacatttttttatttttgaaaggCACACAAATATGGAAGAGGACCAATTACCGAACGTGTGTAGAGCTTGTCTTACTGGTCAAGGTGAATTTCAGTCAATTTTTGTAAGGGACGAACGCAGTGGATTCGATATACATTTAGCCGAGATGATAATGGCTTATTCTTCTGTTCAGGTAAATTAAGAATGAGTACATTTAAAtagattattaatttgtttacagaaaaaatcattaagaaaacgataattaattttttagataactTTTGGTGATGGTTTACCAGAAACGATATGTTGTAAATGTGCAAATAAAGCATCAgaattctatttatttaaaatacaatgTGAACAAACAGATAAGTACTTAAGAAGTAGTTTGGGAATGTCCCCATTATCAAAAACTTCACCACACACaactaattttgaaaactctGAAAAACCTGAAGATATTATTTTGGAAGATAACTCAGAAAACGTTTCTGTTAAGCCTGAATTATATTTTACACAACACGAAGAATCAGAAGACTTTTGGGATCCAGATGATAATAATTCTGATGATAAATCGGACGATAAAGGTGATTCAGTGAAATTACACGAATGCAATGTTtgtttaaaaccatttttacgactaaatttattacaaagacACAAGAAAATCCATGAACCCCCCAAATTTTTTCAATGCGATGTATGCCAAAAAACATTTACGCGAAATGATTTGTTGCATCGTCATCGAATGTCGCATATTAAATCGGATGGAAACACTCccataaaaatggaaatgaaAGAGGAAATAATCGAGACAAAATCGACATCGGCTTTCAAATGCGAACAATGTAATGCggaatttattgataattCGGAGTATGAAAAGCATTTGGGGAGTCATGGGAAAAGTAAAAAGCTTAAATGTACCGATTGTGATAAactattttcgaaaaaatcgcATTTGACCAGGCATTTGAAGATTCATTCGAAAGAGAAACCACATAATTGTAATTTGTGTGGAAAAGGATTTGTTAGATCTGAACAATTAATGAATCATATGAATGTACATTCTGGTATTAAACCGCATGtttgtaaaatttgtaataaaggTAAgagttttttagtttatatgccacattttaatacaattagaTATTAGAATAACAAATATGATTATACAGACTACTTCTTATTTAGTAATTAACAGAGATCTACTTTTAAAAAAGTCCAAATTCAAATAGTTTCGAATTTTTTTGTACTTGAAAtacaaaatacttttttaatttagtactTGAATACTAATGTATGTTCAGTATACAGGCTGTCTCAGCAAGACcagtcattagacgtttctggggttctgattacttagtcgtcttcagcgtctcattttacatcttttatattccatatgtcctatacctaacatttatagtttgggaaataattatagttttttgaaaaatgctcacatacagggtgtacaaaaagtatggaataatggttctacagcctaaacttcaacttatattaaaaaaagttttaaataaaagttacttgaaactattttccgcatatcttggcgtagaaataaaataaaccctgtatattttaagttttttggattccttttgacaaggtgttgcaaaatgccataaggttttaatactttaaactgcatagttttcgagatattaaaacttttatttaaaaagatttgacgTAGCGACAACCAAATTATGGCGTCATTATGGAATAAACAACCTATTTACCACAGTTAGCCACGAAGATGTTTGGAAtcggtataagctccgcccatccctgtgacgtcaaggcttaaGTTGTCTATTCCATAGTGACGCCATAATTTGGTTGTCGCTAcgtcaaatctttttaaataaaataaaatcttttttaataaaatctcgaaaattatgcagtttaaagcattaaaacctTATGGCATTTTGCAACATCTTGTCAAAAAGAATCCAACAACCTTAAAATATACTATTTTTTGTGCATGCAAAGTGTGACAAAGTTCTTAGCAGAACttgcaaaatgtttaatgaacacTATCCACATTTACCTCCGAtaacaaaaggtaaatttagaagaatagaagcaaattttttgcatgttggacgaattaatcacgtgttaaactgaccaaaaaatgtagtagataatgcgcGGAAGAGAtgaataccttggcttatttcgagcctAGCCCCAAcgcctcaattcgagctgccaaagaagagcTGGGATCATACTATGAACTTTGTGGCGTTTTTCaggtataaaaaataaattaagaatttcttaatttgtgtaaatattattttcgtgattgttatcgattttaattctttttagtactaatattaaggagcctaacagataattattagctcacatgcatcaagtgacatAAAAAAGtaagtctttgacaagaactcattgagaaggcttgttttccatgccacactaggctaaatatccatatgatacatttacatttttcaaaaaaccctaattatctcccaaactattgatgttaggtatgggacatatgggatataaaagatgtagaatgagactcagaagacgactaagtaataaaataaactaataaaagaCTTCGTTGTAATAaaacttccaaatttcgaaaagttaacgtgtcatAGTAAATTGACTaaacagccgttctcggcaccaaaacatactccatcatgttgcttaagcatgttctgaatcctaaattgatatcccaaaaattgagtgttctctgactttttgaacaattgtctgctggagcatatttttctagaaaaattcgaatcgAATAagtcgagaacggccgaatcaaattggagaaagtaaagttatttataaaccttaaaaacagacaaatccaaatatgtaaaaatatacagggtgtttcatttaaaaaataaagtaggtggcgattTTCGGTATAACCGAAAGTGCtggaaatctgaaaatattttagtcgaagagaacgcaattgataatacttaagcctgaattctcaaatttttattttccagaaccacagaaacgtctaatgaccagtttcgctgagacacctgtatgtTGTAAATATCTGAGTATTGACTATATAGAGGATTTTCCAAAAGTAATagataaattcaataaatccattaaaaacagtttatggaaaaatcgctgagacgggtctaaagatttaaattttttgcaatttttcgttgtagattttaaattttttccgccattttttatgacgtcatcgatgtttttttcaaatacaatatgcaattttttattacgaaatCCGAAAGAGGATTGTTTTCTGAATTTAGTAcagtcaaaattaatattgattacataagaaaattttcgtaaaaattgctttaaagtttcattatcTCCCATTCACTTGAgatagaaaaatagcagtagccatgcgtAACCATAGCAACAAATTGTTTGCTTCCAATTTTCCAAGTGTCAAAATTCGATTTCTTCAACGTATTTACcgataaataagaaaataagaatGAGACTTACTGAAACTGAAAGAATCGAAATTCTAATGATGATTGATTTCGGAGATGGAGTTCGAACACAGAACGAAGTCTGTGCGTTTAATGAAACTCATCAAAATCGCACGCCAACTTGGACATGTACGAGATAAACCTAAGGCCGGACGTCCATCGTCCTTAAATGAAGATCAGCAATTGGATGCTGTGCTAAAAGTACAGGAAAATCCACATTCAACCCTCATGAATGTTACTACTAAGTTCAATTCATCCCAAAACACAGTAGCaagattattcaaaaaagaaaaatatcatcCCTACAAAATGCACTTGGTGCAGGAACTTTGCAATGGCGATTTTGCGAGAGTATGGCGGAACTAACCAACGGAGATCCTGCGttcattaaaaacattctCTTTTCTGATGAAGCAACGTTTTCCTCAAATAGTACCGTCAATAAGCAAAACTTCCGTTATTGGGTAGTTGAAAATCCCCATTGGAAGATCGAAACGGAAACCCAATATCCCCAAAACGTCAACGTAGTTGAATAGTTGACAATCAAATTATTGGAACGCTGAATGGTGAACGGTATTTCGATTTTCTTCAGTTAGATTATCTCTTTCTACTCAGTATAATGTTATGACAGCAATTAGTCTTTTTGTACTTGTATGAAACCGACTTTAGTCATGAtgcaaatgaaattaaataatactaattaTTCGGCATTTAGAAttgtactaaaataaaacaacatgaTGGCGACGACACAGGCAAATAATGTCTTGACGTTTAGAATATTTCGTTGAGGTCGAAAAGTATGAGCCCTAATTACGAATATAGTACCCTGTTACAagggtaataataataatgctaTGAGATGGTGTTTTTGAAGTAAACCTGCTGTTGTGTAATAATGTTATATTGTAAAACACTAACGtgttttatgattaaaattcTCAGACTACAGTGGGAATCCCCAAGtcgaaaaatttggatttgtTGCAACATATTTCTGATTTCAGTAAATTTCTGCTCATTGTCTTCAGAAAGCTTTTCTTTTACGACGTTTTCCATTAACATCTGAATAATCTTCAGGTGAGGTTGCCACGGTAGCATTATTAGTAGAATaagaaaagatttatttattgtatcagTTGATGACACCTTCTCTCAATAGCACGGGAGAAAAAAGCCTGTATCCAACATATTAATATTTGAGGGCTTTTGACCCTCAGACTTTTCTGATCCACTGGCTGAAGTAACGAGGTGTAGTTAGGCGGCAAAAACAGAGAACAATTTCCCCATCATCGCTTCTCAACTGCGTCTCTGAAATGTGATTGGAAGCATTGTCAATTATTAACAGCGTCTTCccattaaaattctttttttgaaatctttttaCGCGTTTGACATCAATGCATTCTTTTGAAATTGCGCTCAACTGGATTACTAGCGTTTTTAAAACCGTCATTTTGAGTTGATGACTATCATCGCCATTGGCAGAAGCAACAAAAGTTACTTCTTtctttgaaacttttttgctcTAGCGATGAATCTAGTAGCAGCTTCCAAAATAGTGCTGATTCATCAGCATGATATGTCTGGCTAGGTAATAGCTTAAGCTCGTTTATATTTTCCgtgaattttttcaaaaaagtctGAACTAGTATTGGATCGCTTGACAGCTTTTCCCCATATAGTTTTTACTTAAACCTATTTCTTAATTGattcaaatataataaatgtttttaatatattttaatcgaataatgtttaaaataattaatttgaattcaggttttaaccaaatatcaaatttaaaagatcACATGAGAACCCACAACGGTGAAAAGCCATTTTTGTGTTCAACCTGCGGT contains the following coding sequences:
- the LOC111427744 gene encoding zinc finger protein ZFP2-like, producing MEEDQLPNVCRACLTGQGEFQSIFVRDERSGFDIHLAEMIMAYSSVQITFGDGLPETICCKCANKASEFYLFKIQCEQTDKYLRSSLGMSPLSKTSPHTTNFENSEKPEDIILEDNSENVSVKPELYFTQHEESEDFWDPDDNNSDDKSDDKGDSVKLHECNVCLKPFLRLNLLQRHKKIHEPPKFFQCDVCQKTFTRNDLLHRHRMSHIKSDGNTPIKMEMKEEIIETKSTSAFKCEQCNAEFIDNSEYEKHLGSHGKSKKLKCTDCDKLFSKKSHLTRHLKIHSKEKPHNCNLCGKGFVRSEQLMNHMNVHSGIKPHVCKICNKGFNQISNLKDHMRTHNGEKPFLCSTCGKGFNQLGNLRQHIVRHSGVKAHVCSICGNGFASKGELCAHLRKHTGARPFVCQICNHGFTTSSSLTKHKRIHSGEKPYECDVCKMKFSRSGILARHKRTHTGEKPYICQYCSKAFSQSNDLSSHLRIHTGEKPFICDICGTAFRQNSALKTHKKTHVDRTPVLEPGVAMIGMIQPQFLNPL